One window of Pleurodeles waltl isolate 20211129_DDA chromosome 3_1, aPleWal1.hap1.20221129, whole genome shotgun sequence genomic DNA carries:
- the LOC138284569 gene encoding C2 calcium-dependent domain-containing protein 4C-like, which produces MRLLERLGLNVEQSGRSFSFLFVDPGQAMRGKDRQYTNRQRKGSDCPYVLTPDKIPEFCIPPKLAPHPRTSTAPHHRSTPNLYVCSPSLRRSTPNLRAATLEPRGTHGGPDLPRLSLPFTQQHIIQIESAEELPFDMSCSDDESTNADPQSQAALSLPHLPKTHTSYGFCTLLESPNTRRKESIFHNDPLGAYGLLGLLPRSRSNTFCKGDSLPSGVSAAARLSPHYMHRQGAWDSDTTSSTESSPFSSPLLSRSPTKSNSLFKALSQDRLFSKAFNHRFGRPRTTSSSTDEGSSTDTSPYTPRRVSNSVEDSTVSQRGSISRSKFSMDLGYSRERFVGENTAFLDRGGVLRLSAEYCPDNERLRIRLISAEGLYDSSTDPKLISCCISLCLLPGKAQKQKSTIIRKSRNPIFNEDFFFVGISERDLYTRSLKFKAVNKTSSLKRDNVLGETELVLLNILSL; this is translated from the coding sequence ATGCGGCTGCTGGAACGGCTCGGGTTGAATGTGGAGCAAAGTGGCCGCAGCTTCTCCTTCCTCTTCGTGGACCCTGGGCAGgccatgcggggaaaagaccgccaatacaccaacAGACAGAGGAAGGGCTCCGACTGTCCATACGTGCTGACTCCGGACAAGATCCCTGAATTTTGCATTCCCCCAAAATTGGCACCCCACCCCAGGACAAGTACTGCCCCCCACCACCGATCCACTCCTAACCTGTATGTGTGCAGCCCATCCCTCCGCAGATCCACACCCAACCTGCGAGCTGCCACTCTGGAGCCCAGGGGCACCCATGGAGGACCTGACCTGCCTCGCCTCAGCCTACCTTTCACCCAGCAGCACATCATCCAAATCGAAAGCGCCGAAGAGCTCCCCTTTGACATGAGCTGCAGTGATGACGAAAGCACCAACGCTGACCCCCAGTCCCAGGCAGCTCTGTCTCTTCCTCACCTCCCCAAAACGCACACTTCCTACGGCTTCTGCACGCTACTTGAGAGCCCCAACACCAGGAGGAAGGAGTCCATCTTCCACAATGACCCCTTGGGCGCATATGGGCTGCTTGGTCTGCTCCCAAGATCCAGATCTAACACCTTCTGTAAAGGGGACTCTCTGCCCAGTGGTGTGTCGGCGGCTGCTCGCCTGTCCCCTCATTACATGCACAGACAGGGGGCTTGGGACAGTGACACTACATCATCCACAGAGTCCTCTCCATTTAGCTCCCCTCTTCTCAGCAGATCACCCACCAAATCCAACTCCTTGTTCAAGGCTCTGAGCCAAGATAGACTTTTCTCCAAGGCGTTCAACCATAGGTTTGGTCGGCCACGAACCACTTCTTCGTCCACagatgaggggagctccacagacaCCAGCCCGTACACCCCCAGGCGGGTGTCCAACAGCGTGGAGGACTCTACTGTCTCACAGAGAGGCAGCATTTCAAGATCCAAGTTTTCCATGGACCTAGGCTACAGTAGGGAACGCTTTGTGGGGGAGAACACTGCATTCCTTGACAGGGGTGGTGTCCTGAGACTTTCTGCTGAGTACTGTCCAGACAATGAAAGGCTCCGAATCCGCCTTATCAGTGCTGAGGGACTATATGATTCTTCCACGGACCCAAAGTTGATCAGTTGTTGTAtcagcctctgcctcttgcctggaaaAGCTCAGAAACAAAAGAGCACCATCATCCGCAAGAGTCGCAATCCCATCTTCAATGAGGACTTCTTCTTTGTTGGCATTAGCGAGCGCGACCTGTACACCCGGTCCTTGAAGTTCAAAGCCGTGAATAAAACATCCTCCCTGAAAAGAGACAATGTTCTGGGAGAGACAGAGCTGGTGTTATTAAATATCTTATCGTTGTGA